The nucleotide sequence GCAGGCGGAAACGCCGGCTGCGTTGCTCCTTGGGGATGGCCAGGGTCAACGCACCCATCAGGCCGCCGCACATGCCCAGGCAATGGCCGCCGCCCAACAGGCCGAGGATCACCGCCGACACCAGCAGAGGGGCCAGTTCAAGCATGCGGCGGCGCCTTGTCGTCCGGCCTGGCCTGATCCTTGGCTTCGTCCACGGCGGCGGTGTGGTTCGGGTCCTGGTCGTCGAACAGGATGCTGTGGGCCGGGCCGTCGAGGTCGTCGTACTGGCCGCTGTCGACGGCCCAGAAGAAGATGTAGATCGCGATGCCGACGATCAGCAGCGCGGCCGGAATCATCACGTAGAGAGCTGGCATGGTTGAGGCTCCATGCCCGCGCGGCTCAGGCCGGCAGCGGGCGGGTTTCTGGCGTGGCGCTGACGGCCGCCGTATTCGGCAGGCGTGTCAGGCGCAGGGCATTGAGCACCACGACCAACGAACTGATGGACATGCCGACGGCGGCCCACACCGGCGTGATCCAGCCGAGGGCAGCGAACGGCAACATGAGGCCATTGTACAGCGCGGCCCACAGCAGGTTTTCGACAATGATCCGCCGGGTCCGCCGGGCCAGGCTGAAAGCCTGCACCAAGGCGTCGAGACGGTTGGACAGCAGCACGGCGTCGGCGCTGGTTTTCGCCAGGTCCGTGGCAGAACCCATCGCCACACTGATGTCGGCAGCAGCCAGTACCGGTACATCGTTGACCCCGTCGCCGAGCATCAGCACCTTGCGGCCTTCCTTGTGCAACTGTTGCAGCACTTGCAGCTTGTCGTCGGGGCGCAGGCCGGCGCGGGCTTCGTCGATGCCCAGCTCAGCCGCGACGCTGGCGACCATCGGCGAGCTGTCGCCCGACAGCAGCAGCGTACGCCAGCCACGCGCCTTGCACGCGGCGATCAGCGCCGGGGCGTCGTCGCGCAGGCGGTCGTCGAGGACGAACCACGCCAGGGGGCCGCTGGCATCTCCCAGCAACAGCCATTGCCCGGCTTCCTCGGGCATCGGCGGCGCGACGGCGCCGCTGAGGGCGCAGACAAACGCCGGCTGGCCGATGCGCAGCCGCTGTTCGCCGACCAGGCCTTCAAGGCCCAGGCCCGGCGTACTGTGGACTTCCTCGGCCGCCAGTGGCGCACGGCCAAAGGCCCGGGCGATCGGGTGTTCGGAGCGGTTCTCCAGGGCGGCGGCGAGGCTCAGGCACTGATCGCTGCTCAGGGTGCCGAGGGGGCGGATCGCCCGCAGTGCCAGGCGGCCTTCGGTGAGCGTGCCGGTCTTGTCGAAAATCACCGTGTCGATCTGGTTCAGGCCTTCGAGCACGTGACCACGGGTCAGCAACAGGCCGAGCTTGTGCAGGGTGCCGGTGGCCGCGGTGAGCGCGGTAGGGGTGGCGAGTGACAGGGCGCAAGGACAGGTTGCTACGACCATCGCCAGGACGATCCAGAACGCACGCGAGGAGTCCAGCTCCCACCAGACTACGCCGATCACCGCCGAGGCGATTAGCGACAGCAGCAGGAACCACTGCGCGGCGCGGTCGGCGATCTCGGCCAGGCGGGGTTTTTCCGACTGGGCGCGATCCAGCAGGCGGACGATGGCGGACAGGCGGGTGTCATGGCCGAGGGCGAGCACCTCGACGGTCAGCGCGCCTTCGACGTTCAGCGTGCCGGCGGTGACCGCATCACCCGGCCGGCGCGGCTGCGGCAGGTATTCCCCGGTCAGCAGGGACTCGTCGATGCTCGACTGGCCGTCAAGGATCCTGCCGTCGGCCGGGAGCACGGCGCCAGGGTGCACCAGCACCTGATCGCCAATCCGCAGCTCGCTGAGCAGGATGCGCTCGCTCTGGCCGTCCTCCATCAGGCGCAGGCACGAGGCCGGCAGCAAATTGACCAATTGCGCGGTAGCGGCGGCGGTGCGTTCGCGGGCGCGGCGTTCCAGATAGCGCCCGGCCAGCAGGAACAGGGCAAACATGCCGACGGTGTCGAAGTACAGCTCGCCGACCCCGGTGATCGCGGTCCAGATCCCGGCGAGGTAGGCGCAGCCAATCGCCAGCGACACCGAAACGTCCATGGTCAGGTGGCGGGTGCGCAAGTCGCGCATCGCACCCTTGAAGAACGGTGCGCAGCTGTAGAACACGATGGGCGTGGTCAGGAACATCGCCACCCAGCGCAGGATGGTGTGCAGCTCGGGGCTCAGGTCGATGTTGAATTCCGGCCAGGTGGCCATGGTCGCCATCATTGCCTGGAACCACAGCAGGCCGGCCACGCCGAGCTGGCGCAGGGCCAGGCGATTCTCGCTGGCCAGTTGCTCGCTGGCACGGTCGGGTTGATAAGGGTGGGCGGCGTAACCGATGTGACGCAGCCCGCTGAGCATCTGGCTCAACGGCAATTGTGCATCGGCCCAGCGCACATGCAGGCGATGGTTGGACAGGTTCAGGCGCGCCTCGGCGACCGCCGGCAAGCTGCGCAGGTGCTTCTCGATCAACCAGCCGCAGGCGGCGCAACTGATGCCTTCCATCAACAGCGTGGTTTCGGCCAGATCGCCCTCGTGACGCACGAACGGTTTCTGTACATCGGCGCGATCGTACAGCGCCAGTTCATCGACCAGTTGCACCGGCAGGGCTTCGGGGTTGGCCGAGGCCTCGCTGCGATGCTGGTAATAGCTTTCCAGCCCGCCGGCGACAATGGCCTGGGCCACGGCCTGGCAACCCGGGCAGCAGAACTCGCGGGTTTCGTCCAGGACAACGGCGGTGAAGCGGCTGCCGGTCGGGACCGGCAGGGCGCAGTGGTAGCAGGCAAGGGGATTGGTCATGGGGGATCTATATAATTCTTGAGGCCCTCATCGCGAGCAGGCTCGCTCCCACATTTGATCGCGTTCCAAATTGTGGGAGCGAGCCTGCTCGCGATGCGCGAAGCGCGACTTTACTTCTTCAGGTCTTCGGCACCCTGCAACGGCTCGTCACCCAGCAGCAGATCCTTCTCATGGTTGACCTGTTCTTCCTCGAACATGCGCCAGGTCTTGTCACCTTCCACACCCAGCAACTCGACGAAGCGGCGACCTTCGATCTTGTCGCTCAACTGGCCGATGTAGCGGCCCTGTTCGGTTTCGCTGCGGGTGAGGGTGATCTTGCGATCCTTCTCCGGCTGGGTCGGCGAGATCAGGTTCAGTTCCAGGCTTTTCGGCTGGCTGTTGCCCGTCAGGCGCAGGTCGACTTCGCCGGTGACGTCATCCAGGTGCACGCTGGCGCGCATCAGCAGGGTTTGCGCCAGCAGTTCGCGGTCCAGGGAGCGGTTGATGCCCTTGCCGGCCTCGTAGTAGTTGTCGTTGACCAGGTTGTCCGGGTTGTTCACCGCGATCGTCACCATGGACAGGGTCAGTGTCACCGAACAGGCGAGGATACCGATGATGATCCATGGCCAAAGGTGCTTGTACCAAGGGCTTGCGGCGTTTGCTGCGGGCATGTTCACTTCTCTCAACGAATTTGTGGGCCGATGAATCGGCTCTTGGCTTCAACGTGGACGCTCTCGTCATCGGCGTCCCTGAGGATGAATTTCACCTCGTTGGTGCTCGACGGCAGTTGTTCCGGGGCCATGGACAGCTCCACCGGCTGGCTGACGATATCACCTGCGACGACCTTGATTTCGCGACGGCCTTGCAGTTTCAGGTCCGGCAGGCCGCTGGCTTCGAGCACATAGGTATGGTCGCGTTGATCCTTGTTCATGATCTTCAGGCTGTAGACGTTTTCGATCCGCCCTTCGGCGTTCTCGCGGTAGAGCACGCGGTCCTTGCTGACGTCGAAGCCTACCAGCGAGCGAGTGGCGAAAGCGGCGATCAGCAGGCCGATCATCGCCAGCAACACCACGGCATAGCCGATCAGGC is from Pseudomonas sp. MYb118 and encodes:
- the ccoS gene encoding cbb3-type cytochrome oxidase assembly protein CcoS; its protein translation is MPALYVMIPAALLIVGIAIYIFFWAVDSGQYDDLDGPAHSILFDDQDPNHTAAVDEAKDQARPDDKAPPHA
- a CDS encoding heavy metal translocating P-type ATPase; the protein is MTNPLACYHCALPVPTGSRFTAVVLDETREFCCPGCQAVAQAIVAGGLESYYQHRSEASANPEALPVQLVDELALYDRADVQKPFVRHEGDLAETTLLMEGISCAACGWLIEKHLRSLPAVAEARLNLSNHRLHVRWADAQLPLSQMLSGLRHIGYAAHPYQPDRASEQLASENRLALRQLGVAGLLWFQAMMATMATWPEFNIDLSPELHTILRWVAMFLTTPIVFYSCAPFFKGAMRDLRTRHLTMDVSVSLAIGCAYLAGIWTAITGVGELYFDTVGMFALFLLAGRYLERRARERTAAATAQLVNLLPASCLRLMEDGQSERILLSELRIGDQVLVHPGAVLPADGRILDGQSSIDESLLTGEYLPQPRRPGDAVTAGTLNVEGALTVEVLALGHDTRLSAIVRLLDRAQSEKPRLAEIADRAAQWFLLLSLIASAVIGVVWWELDSSRAFWIVLAMVVATCPCALSLATPTALTAATGTLHKLGLLLTRGHVLEGLNQIDTVIFDKTGTLTEGRLALRAIRPLGTLSSDQCLSLAAALENRSEHPIARAFGRAPLAAEEVHSTPGLGLEGLVGEQRLRIGQPAFVCALSGAVAPPMPEEAGQWLLLGDASGPLAWFVLDDRLRDDAPALIAACKARGWRTLLLSGDSSPMVASVAAELGIDEARAGLRPDDKLQVLQQLHKEGRKVLMLGDGVNDVPVLAAADISVAMGSATDLAKTSADAVLLSNRLDALVQAFSLARRTRRIIVENLLWAALYNGLMLPFAALGWITPVWAAVGMSISSLVVVLNALRLTRLPNTAAVSATPETRPLPA
- a CDS encoding FixH family protein encodes the protein MPAANAASPWYKHLWPWIIIGILACSVTLTLSMVTIAVNNPDNLVNDNYYEAGKGINRSLDRELLAQTLLMRASVHLDDVTGEVDLRLTGNSQPKSLELNLISPTQPEKDRKITLTRSETEQGRYIGQLSDKIEGRRFVELLGVEGDKTWRMFEEEQVNHEKDLLLGDEPLQGAEDLKK